A single region of the Candidatus Bathyarchaeota archaeon genome encodes:
- a CDS encoding PfkB family carbohydrate kinase, whose product MKAFSQNVERLLSHLSRFKPETFNVVLMPDFFLDRFISWNGNARHFSKSISEVVNRKGGSIDNVAQMETRGGNAVNTAEALASLGMNVFPIVHTSKLGLSLLKLGLQQLDIDLSYVKVNGTVSITTALEFTQGREKKNVMLRDLGSLEKFGPNNLIKKDFSLLEKTDYVCVFNWAGTRRHGTALAETVFHHVKTEGRGKTYYDTADPLPNKPKIPELVEKVLLRSDLVDILSVNENEVITFAEYVAPKRLAKLQEQCKSMSALAKECAKILAQRFTSRIDLHATTYSATFTKNESTVIPAFNVKALRATGSGDAWNAGNIYADANDFPVDLRLMFANAVAAYYISGPTGEHPQVSHLRNFLQRTLSQSNR is encoded by the coding sequence TTGAAAGCTTTTTCTCAAAATGTAGAGCGACTGCTGAGCCATCTAAGCAGGTTCAAACCAGAAACATTCAATGTAGTTTTGATGCCTGACTTCTTTTTGGATCGTTTCATCTCATGGAATGGAAACGCGAGACATTTTTCAAAAAGTATATCTGAAGTTGTGAACCGTAAGGGGGGGAGTATAGATAATGTGGCGCAAATGGAGACTAGGGGAGGTAACGCTGTTAACACTGCGGAGGCGCTGGCTTCTCTAGGCATGAACGTGTTTCCCATTGTCCACACAAGTAAGCTTGGGCTTAGCCTACTCAAGCTAGGCCTTCAACAATTAGACATTGATCTTTCGTACGTTAAGGTAAATGGCACCGTTTCTATTACAACAGCCTTGGAATTTACACAAGGCAGAGAGAAGAAAAATGTAATGCTGCGTGATCTCGGATCTTTAGAAAAATTCGGTCCAAATAACCTCATAAAAAAAGATTTTTCTCTCTTAGAGAAGACTGATTATGTTTGTGTTTTCAACTGGGCTGGTACTCGAAGACACGGAACAGCACTTGCAGAGACAGTGTTTCACCATGTTAAAACTGAGGGCAGAGGCAAAACTTACTATGACACTGCCGACCCGCTTCCGAATAAACCAAAAATACCTGAACTGGTCGAGAAAGTTTTGCTTCGCAGCGATTTGGTAGATATCTTGAGCGTAAACGAAAATGAAGTCATTACCTTTGCTGAGTATGTAGCACCTAAACGATTGGCCAAACTTCAAGAACAATGTAAGTCCATGTCGGCTCTTGCGAAAGAATGCGCGAAGATTCTAGCTCAAAGATTTACCAGCCGTATAGATCTCCACGCCACAACCTATTCCGCTACTTTTACAAAAAATGAGAGCACCGTCATTCCTGCTTTCAATGTTAAGGCTTTGCGGGCAACAGGCTCAGGTGACGCTTGGAATGCAGGCAATATATATGCAGACGCAAACGATTTTCCAGTTGACCTGAGACTTATGTTTGCAAATGCTGTTGCAGCTTATTACATTAGCGGCCCAACCGGTGAACACCCGCAGGTGTCGCACCTCCGCAATTTCCTTCAAAGAACACTTAGCCAAAGTAATCGATAG